Genomic window (Fodinibius sp. Rm-B-1B1-1):
ACTTTTGGGCAATGGTAAGCTCTTCGGCAAACTCAATATTTGCCTGTAACGTAAAACATTGACCATCGGTCGTCTTATTTTCCTTCTCACAAAGCACCTTAAAATCAGCCTCACGCTCACTCTGCTGATCCATAAGTCGCTGATATCTTTCGCGGGTACCTTCATTGGGATTTAGTATAATTTCGCCATTTCGTCCGTCAAGAATCACCTCATCATGCGAGTCTATCATTTCGGTAGCCTCTTTGGTGCCAACCACCGTTGGAATATTCATTGACCGAGCAATAATAGCTGCATGCGATGTTGCCCCTCCACGATCAGTAATAATACCTTTAATATTACGACCTGAAAACGAAATGATTTCTCGGGGACTTAACTCACGAGCCACCAATATTGTTTCTTCCTGAATATCATCACGCTTATTATGCAAAATTTGCAGCAGGCGATCCCGGATATCAGAAATATCCACCGTCTTATTTTGAAACGCATTTTTTTGATGATTTTCTTCAATGACCTCCAGGTAGTTTTGAAAGGTACGTTCTACCGCTAAATCTACCGGCACTTGAGCAGTAATTTTCTGCTCTATCCGCTCACGCAAATCCGGGTCATGAAGAATTGCAATTTGCATCTGGATAAGTGTCGCTGGTTCTTCGACATCAGCACAGCTTTGCAACGCCTTGAGTTCTTCTTCAGCTATTTCGAGCGCATCACGAAATTTATCGAGATGCTTTTGCACCTCATCAGAAGAAATATTTTCATCCGATACCGCAGGACGTTCCCGTTCATATAAACTGGTTTTTCCAATCACAATACCGGGACATGCCGGCGCTCCCGAAATTAAAACCTCATTATTTAGAGTCTGTTCACTCATTTTCGTCCTCGTACACTTCACCAAATCCGCTATCAATTAAATCTGTAATAGCATCAAGGGCCTCACTCTCGTCCGGCCCGTCAACTTCAAGCTCAAGTTCAGCACCTTTTTCGGCGGCCAGTGTCATTACCCCCAAAATACTTTTGCCATTCACCTTATAACCATATAAGTGAATATAAAAATCCGCTTCATATTTCGATGCCAGCTTTACCAATGCCGCCGCAGGGCGTGCGTGCAAACCGGCATCATTAACAATCGTTACTTTCTTTTTTATCATTTTCAGTAATTTATTTTAAAGACTAAAATGCCAATTATTGCAGTAACTATCCACAGCAGTTGTAAGTTTATACCTCCCGATTACTACACTGTGAACTGTATATTTCTTTTGTTAATTTAAGCCTTAAATTTTTGCACCAATTCAACTTATAAATACATGTCAGTAACAAAAAAGGACGTTGATTACGTAGCCGATTTAGCCCACTTACAGCTCAGTGAAGAAGAAACAGAATCACTGGTTAGTGATATGAATCAGATTCTCGATTATATGACCACGCTCGAAGAGCTCGATACCTCGGATGTTGAGCCCCTCGAACATGTTATTGACCTTGAATATCGCCTTCGTGATGACAAAGCCAAAGAACCACTTTCTCACGAAGATGCCTTGAAAAATGCACCGGATGCCGATACCGATTACTTCCGCGTGCCTCGTGTTATTGAATAATTACTGCCGCGTCATTCTTTTCAGGATAAATTGTATAAATTACTGCCACGGCTCCAGATCCTGAAAACAAGTTCAGAATGACATTGTATCTTAACATTCACAAAAGCCTTCCGATTTGAGTTCTAAAAAAAAGCAAAATCACGAGCTAAACGAAGACTTCATTTCACGGCTTTCAGATAAAAAACAACATAGCATTGCCCTTGCGGTCCTCTTTATCCTACCGCTCATTTTATATTCCGCAATATTTTTTGGGGATAAACAATTTCTCGGCAATGATGTTTTACAGTGGCGCGCCGGTGCAGAATCTGTTGTAGAACATATTGAAGAGTACGGCGAACACCCACTCTGGGCGTCAAATATGTTTTCGGGAATGCCGGCCTATACCCTTCATAATCCATCCTCTCCTCCCAGCATCGACTCTTTTTTTAAATGGATTGGCGGACAAACACATCCACTCGCTTTTTTCTGGATACTTCTGAGTGGAGCTTATTTCTTCTTTATCGTTCAAAAAGTTCGCCCATTTTCAGCAGCCATAGGGGCCATCCTTATTGGATTTACGACCTACCTGCCTATTGTTATCGAAGCGGGCCATTACGCTAAATTTATGGCCTTCGCTTTCGTACCGTGGATGTTTGTAGGTTATCATCTAATATCGAAATCACAAAAAAAGCTGTTAGCCTTTTTTGTTTTTGCGTTGGCAGTTGCATTACAACTACGGGCCAACCATCCCCAAATAACATACTATTTTCTATATCTGCTGGGGTTCTGGTGGCTATATAACAGCTGGCTGGCTTATAAAAAAGATGAAATTTGGGATTGGATGCAACGAACCGGTATCGCATTTGGAGCCGGTATCTTGGGCATTATCTGTAGCATTGATTTATACTGGCGACTGCTCGAATATTCCGAATATAGCACACGCGGCGGCTCCACGCTCGAAACCGGTGGTGGTAGTGGCGGACTCACGCTCGAATATGCCTTTAGCTGGTCACAAGGCGTGGGCGAACTGTTAACACTCATCATCCCAGGGCTATATGGCGGATCATCCGGAGAAGCCTACTGGGGACCAAAATCGTTTACAAGTGGTCCGCACTATTTAGGGGCTATTGCCTTTATCTTCGCCTTAATTGGTCTTTTCAAATACCGTAAAAAGATTAAATACCTGTTTTTCGGCGTCGGCTCACTGACCCTGCTTTTTTCACTTGGTAATAACTTGCCGGCATTTAATGAGTTTGCCTTCAACTACATTCCCTATTTCGACAAATTTCGTGTCCCTGAAACATGGCTCATTGCTACGGTATCCTGTTTTGCTGTGCTGGCCGTTTATGGGATTGAAGCACTTTTTGATCTTGCTAAAAACAAAGAAAATGCACTTAAAGAATTAGCTACGCCCCTTGGCATTGCTGTAACAGTAGGCGTCTTATTCTCTTTTGGAAGTAACGCTCTGCTCTCTTTTGAAAAACCGGGTGAAGCCCAACAGTACGCGCAACAAGTGGCACAGCAGAATAATGTATCACCAGACAATCCACAGGTAAAACAGCGGGTACAAAATTTTATCAACACAAGATTAAAACCCGAGCGTAAAGAGATGGCCAGTAGTGATTCCACTCGCTATCTTATCTTGGCACTCCTTGCCAGCGGGCTTATCGTTGGTTTTATAAAACGAAAAATCAGTAAAGGCTACCTTCTTATCGGACTGCTCGTACTTACCACCTACGATATGTTAAGTGTTGGCAACCGCTATGTAAATGCAGATCAAATGGCCTCAGATCGACTTGAACCTGAACAGATGGTCCGCCAGCAGCAAACCCCAGCCGATAAGTTTATCATGGAAAATATCGATTCTGATGATGGCTATCCGTATCGTGTATTCACCTTAGATAGAAATCCATTTAATAATGCTATCCCCTCTTACTTCTATCCCTCCATCGGCGGATATTCCGGGGCAAAGCTGGCCTATTACCAGGATTTAATTGACCACTTGCTGATGGATAACCAAACTGGCTTTAACCATGCCGTGTTGGATATGCTGAACACCAAATATATTACGGTCCAACAACAGCTTCCTTTTGAGGGATATACAGAGGTATTCAGTCAAAACAATCAGCGCGTATACCGTAACGATGATGTATTGCCCAAAGCCTTTTTTGTGGATTCTGTTGCCACGGTTGATTCTCCACAGCAAGCCGTTAACCAAATGAAACCATCAGCAAATTTCGATCCTGCAACAACAGCTATAGTCGAAACAAATGATGACATAGATTCCGTAACGGATACCACAGCCCAAGTCACGATAGAACAATACAAAGCCAATGAAATAACGCTAAACACGTCGACACAAAATGATCAATTCTTGGTAATCAGCGAGATCTATTATCCAACCGGATGGAAAGCAACTATTGACGGAGAACCAGCCGACATCTATAAAACAAATTTTGTGCTTCGGGGTTTACAAGTGCCAGCTGGTGAACATGCAATTCAACTTAAGTTTGAGCCTGCATCGGCTATTTGGGGTGGACGCATTGCTTGGGCTGGTCACATTCTACTTTGGATTGCTGGTATTGGCTTGGTATCTCGTAAGATGGGATGGCTCAAGCAAGCTGCTGAAAAGAAGGAGGAGTTAAATAACTCTTAAGTAGCCGATTCGTGATAGACCTCACGAATCTTATTGGGACTATAATAATCGGATAGAAGGTCGTAATCGTTCTCGTAAAATCGAATCGCTTCGTCCAGCGCCGTTATTGATAAATCCGTCAAGCCAAAGGTTGTCCCCCCTGATTTTTCCGCTCTCATTTTTAACCCAGGCTTTAACTCTTTCAGCATCGCTTTTACCTCTTTCATCTGATGGAGCGGAAAAACCTCATCAATATAATCGAGCCGGTCTCCCAAAAACAGATGCTGTGGACGCGAATGGTGCTCAATACTTTTATTGGCTTCCCGGTACTCTTCTAATCGTATAACGAATGTATTTAAATCCGGCTCCAGTGGCAGGT
Coding sequences:
- the gatC gene encoding Asp-tRNA(Asn)/Glu-tRNA(Gln) amidotransferase subunit GatC, which codes for MSVTKKDVDYVADLAHLQLSEEETESLVSDMNQILDYMTTLEELDTSDVEPLEHVIDLEYRLRDDKAKEPLSHEDALKNAPDADTDYFRVPRVIE
- a CDS encoding HPr family phosphocarrier protein; the encoded protein is MIKKKVTIVNDAGLHARPAAALVKLASKYEADFYIHLYGYKVNGKSILGVMTLAAEKGAELELEVDGPDESEALDAITDLIDSGFGEVYEDENE
- a CDS encoding YfhO family protein; the protein is MSSKKKQNHELNEDFISRLSDKKQHSIALAVLFILPLILYSAIFFGDKQFLGNDVLQWRAGAESVVEHIEEYGEHPLWASNMFSGMPAYTLHNPSSPPSIDSFFKWIGGQTHPLAFFWILLSGAYFFFIVQKVRPFSAAIGAILIGFTTYLPIVIEAGHYAKFMAFAFVPWMFVGYHLISKSQKKLLAFFVFALAVALQLRANHPQITYYFLYLLGFWWLYNSWLAYKKDEIWDWMQRTGIAFGAGILGIICSIDLYWRLLEYSEYSTRGGSTLETGGGSGGLTLEYAFSWSQGVGELLTLIIPGLYGGSSGEAYWGPKSFTSGPHYLGAIAFIFALIGLFKYRKKIKYLFFGVGSLTLLFSLGNNLPAFNEFAFNYIPYFDKFRVPETWLIATVSCFAVLAVYGIEALFDLAKNKENALKELATPLGIAVTVGVLFSFGSNALLSFEKPGEAQQYAQQVAQQNNVSPDNPQVKQRVQNFINTRLKPERKEMASSDSTRYLILALLASGLIVGFIKRKISKGYLLIGLLVLTTYDMLSVGNRYVNADQMASDRLEPEQMVRQQQTPADKFIMENIDSDDGYPYRVFTLDRNPFNNAIPSYFYPSIGGYSGAKLAYYQDLIDHLLMDNQTGFNHAVLDMLNTKYITVQQQLPFEGYTEVFSQNNQRVYRNDDVLPKAFFVDSVATVDSPQQAVNQMKPSANFDPATTAIVETNDDIDSVTDTTAQVTIEQYKANEITLNTSTQNDQFLVISEIYYPTGWKATIDGEPADIYKTNFVLRGLQVPAGEHAIQLKFEPASAIWGGRIAWAGHILLWIAGIGLVSRKMGWLKQAAEKKEELNNS
- the ptsP gene encoding phosphoenolpyruvate--protein phosphotransferase is translated as MSEQTLNNEVLISGAPACPGIVIGKTSLYERERPAVSDENISSDEVQKHLDKFRDALEIAEEELKALQSCADVEEPATLIQMQIAILHDPDLRERIEQKITAQVPVDLAVERTFQNYLEVIEENHQKNAFQNKTVDISDIRDRLLQILHNKRDDIQEETILVARELSPREIISFSGRNIKGIITDRGGATSHAAIIARSMNIPTVVGTKEATEMIDSHDEVILDGRNGEIILNPNEGTRERYQRLMDQQSEREADFKVLCEKENKTTDGQCFTLQANIEFAEELTIAQKYCAEGVGLLRTESIYLGRESFQDIDQQVSFYRSILNATGSHPITIRLFDVGGDKFFEDDKPEQNPFLGWRGIRMLLEEQQILKNQLRAIYIASADFHGRIRILVPMVSTMGEVRQLYQIIDEIKQELTTDVIEIDENIPIGLMVEVPAVALKADCFAREADFLSIGTNDLTQYVLAVDRGNERISNLYDQRHPAIWELINLTAQAAKDYDIPVSVCGELASDPISACCLMGLGIDTLSMNSVVLPTVKQMLLSHSIADMQKLGQEVLRAGTLDDVDKIFSNWDTRN